The following are encoded together in the Montipora capricornis isolate CH-2021 chromosome 5, ASM3666992v2, whole genome shotgun sequence genome:
- the LOC138049689 gene encoding uncharacterized protein, producing MGFGNVFILAIPAILYQVTDIGNGLRIAGDDPWYKQASYYWPFNSLRDPGIVDQRGTSSVPGHSKNGLKLDEFFGSWADLGNFSYHCISNPDSCDTGFTVTFWLRLDDVKKDQRVVLQIASALQAVGTTIQIRGHVLHFYVNSPAIRRHVAVNWPNLKWSFVALIWRKNKNKIEVLLNATTVSYESNSTSQDYELASVPPSHTLIIGAHNARLQSTRMIIDELALWNGDLQKDDINYLMESKAADGKYTNWSNFSSCTVSCGGGMKMRHRSCTSPSPKHGGKNCTGKSTQTESCFLGRCPINGNYSQWTGFTSCTLSCGSGKRYRNRTCTNPEPKYGGLNCSVLGPNQEFEDCNTKPCPINGGYSEWSNFSECSATCNSGRKIRTRICNNPPPQYGGRNCTIFGPNEETRDCFVKVCPVDGNYSNWSTFGMCSKTCGGGEKIRTRKCDNPAPVGEGRNCSGLGPPIDARPCNNETCPISGGYSIWSQFSPCTKSCGSGTQYRKRNCTNPPPGVGGQNCSRLGPPKETVYCNNEYCPIDGGYGEWSPYTICSRTCGVGQRARSRSCVNPSPQYGGKNCSQIGNAREIDVCNTKKCPDIKFVVAVTFTKEKFRKDMFDMNSATFKELAHKIKDNVYNISDKYSALESVDIKYCGNGDRGTLVHCVLQFAFNNDRYTGVIDLQDALNTGKILYSMPVKTHFINSNDVPSYAPENVTVFNTSSRSINVTWSKARPSGVRGGAILGYRMIYIDDRDNVRNKLIIGEETLNAELKELRIYTLYGVRIMSYNRRGDGVASDLECAYTDKDVPDSAPPNVTARNLSSTELLVEWDPLPEIYIHGVLLSYSINLTRDGFNFTKIDDIPPSATSHRVTGLEKYARYVISMAAINDVGEGVCSNHLAVWTDEDVPSRAPNISEIYYTSSTSIRVEWEPLHEEYIHGLLLGYRVVYRLVETGDTHTIVAGPDENGATMKGLKKYGEYYVQVGAFTRKGDGKLTKRCKLRTDEDVPSQPPQNLTVAKEKSTSTSLFIHWRPVNRNHQNGKILGYRILYKKSNSKDSLKTKNVSARAITTELVNLTKYTKYDIAILAYTSKGDGVRAKFIPVETAQDRPSKPPTLTKVYNTSSTTIQVNWKPIPSKFVHGVLLRFIVLYRALNESEDMNREVKVGNTYTGLELKGLWKYTKYRIRVLGTTKIGWGVVSPEVVVQTDEDAPGRPPENVSAANRTTPTMIPVSWQPISKEYYVHGILRGYIVTYRAVKNPNEELEEKAKHVRVGPSNRSVELQHLSSFTIYSIQVRAFTDKGNGTPSEVIYAETCKCFSKLYTNFWFNPPYLDKGGNGNVTGIFPPILQLVVRSCCGECRAHGHTDIDFRSAGDKQSAVKGTQNEVKQAIDDVTELSFPIYGRMDQTDYSNEYGFAPLVQSAGVAFIVAEDEPGAVAKMVVKAVFDLWPLIITVFISAFFAGIVMWLLDFIFNANEFPASPMRGPVEGMWWAFVTMTTVGYGDRVPHAIHSKLFGIVWITCGLVIIALVMSFITTSLTMDIIKSDIPVYGSKVAAINDSAEFRLGIRMNAKMDQERRYSTLMDLYQSLKDRHVDGALIDSYIVGSQISLFRDGTRASKMIDYSSAYGVVMAGYAVKLQKCFREFVKAEKATVFKIITDNVQGVSGLLKDNTAEKTQGLFDATSPVYVQTVTWCGISLAILTFLCLIYALMTRKKQNPNPKRYEYSDYLEDLSKEDECYEYINSKETMKKILTDFHKNCYLQVENLKAKHRRELRLLARLKQEAAEKKAEQTDQTKKNSAKKSFFGFKAQNSIVRYVNGVVP from the exons ATGGGTTTTGGAAACGTCTTTATCCTTGCAATTCCTGCCATTCTTTACCAG GTTACTGATATCGGAAATGGCCTCAGAATAGCAG GGGACGATCCGTGGTACAAACAGGCGAGCTATTATTGGCCATTTAATTCATTGAGGGACCCTGGTATTGTGGATCAGCGGGGTACCAGCAGTGTACCAGGCCACAGCAAAAACGGACTAAAATTGGACGAATTCTTTGGCAGCTGGGCTGACCTGGGCAACTTTTCCTACCACTGTATTAGTAACCCGGATAGTTGTGATACCGGCTTCACCGTCACATTTTGGTTGCGGTTGGATGACGTCAAAAAAGATCAACGGGTTGTACTGCAGATAGCTTCTGCATTGCAGGCAGTTGGAACGACAATTCAAATACGCGGTCACGTTCTACATTTCTATGTTAATAGTCCGGCTATAAGAAGACACGTGGCCGTTAACTGGCCTAACTTAAAATGGAGTTTTGTAGCTCTGATatggagaaaaaacaaaaacaaaatagaggTGCTTCTCAATGCTACGACTGTTTCTTATGAGTCTAACAGTACTAGTCAAGATTACGAGCTGGCATCCGTGCCACCTTCGCATACACTTATCATTGGAGCACATAACGCGCGATTACAGAGCACAAGAATGATTATTGACGAGCTTGCACTATGGAATGGAGACTTGCAGAAAGATGACATAAATTACCTTATGGAGTCTAAGGCAg CGGATGGTAAGTACACGAATTGGTCTAACTTCAGCTCATGTACAGTCTCCTGCGGTGGGGGCATGAAAATGAGGCACCGATCCTGCACAAGTCCATCACCGAAACATGGTGGCAAAAACTGCACTGGGAAATCGACACAAACAGAGTCTTGCTTTTTAGGTCGTTGCCCGATAAATGGCAATTATTCACAATGGACAGGATTTACTTCTTGCACGTTGTCTTGCGGAAGTGGCAAAAGGTATAGGAATAGAACTTGCACTAATCCAGAGCCTAAATACGGTGGTCTAAACTGTTCTGTCCTAGGGCCGAATCAAGAATTCGAAGATTGTAATACTAAGCCATGCCCTATTAATGGAGGTTACAGTGAATGGTCGAACTTTAGCGAGTGCTCAGCAACATGTAACAGCGGGCGAAAAATTCGCACAAGAATTTGCAATAACCCCCCACCACAATATGGAGGCAGAAATTGTACCATTTTTGGACCAAACGAAGAAACCCGCGATTGCTTTGTAAAAGTTTGCCCTGTCGATGGTAACTATAGCAACTGGAGCACTTTTGGTATGTGTAGTAAAACTTGCGGTGGTGGTGAGAAGATAAGAACTAGGAAATGCGATAATCCTGCTCCGGTAGGGGAGGGTAGAAATTGTTCTGGTCTAGGTCCGCCAATTGACGCTCGGCCTTGCAACAATGAAACTTGTCCAATTAGCGGAGGCTACTCCATTTGGTCTCAGTTTAGTCCATGTACGAAATCCTGTGGTAGTGGTACTCAGTACAGGAAGCGTAACTGCACAAATCCCCCGCCAGGTGTTGGAGGTCAAAACTGCTCTCGTCTAGGACCCCCTAAAGAGACAGTGTATTGTAATAATGAGTACTGTCCCATAGATGGTGGTTACGGCGAATGGTCGCCGTATACAATATGTTCTAGGACTTGTGGGGTAGGGCAGAGGGCTAGATCAAGGAGCTGTGTCAATCCATCCCCACAGTATGGTGGAAAAAACTGCTCGCAAATTGGGAATGCTCGAGAAATTGACGTCTGTAACACAAAGAAATGTCCTG ATATCAAATTTGTGGTAGCCGTTACGTTCACAAAGGAGAAATTTCGTAAGGACATGTTTGATATGAACAGTGCAACGTTCAAAGAGTTAGCTCACAAGATAAAGGACAAT GTGTATAATATTTCTGATAAGTATTCAGCTTTGGAGTCTgttgatatcaaatattgtggTAACGGTGATAG GGGTACCTTAGTTCATTGTGTGCTTCAGTTTGCATTCAACAATGATCGATACACTGGTGTAATTGATTTACAAGATGCTTTGAATACAGGAAAAATTCTGTACTCGATGCCTGTTAAAACTCATTTCATAAACAGTAATGACG TTCCCAGTTATGCACCTGAGAATGTCACCGTCTTCAACACCAGCTCACGAAGCATAAATGTTACGTGGAGCAAAGCCAGACCTAGCGGGGTGAGGGGTGGGGCTATTCTTGGATATCGCATGATCTACATAGATGACAGAGATAATGTGCGAAACAAATTGATAATTGGAGAGGAAACCCTCAACGCAGAATTGAAGGAGCTGAGAATTTATACTTTATACGGCGTGAGAATTATGTCGTATAACAGGCGAGGAGATGGCGTGGCCTCTGATCTTGAGTGTGCCTACACGGATAAAGATG tcCCAGACAGCGCTCCTCCAAATGTGACAGCGCGAAATTTAAGCTCCACAGAGCTCTTAGTTGAATGGGATCCTTTACCAGAAATATATATCCATGGTGTCTTACTAAGTTATAGTATCAACTTAACAAGGGACGGATTTAACTTCACTAAAATTGATGACATCCCTCCCTCTGCAACGAGCCATCGGGTCACAGGACTTGAAAAGTATGCACGTTACGTCATTAGCATGGCAGCCATCAATGATGTCGGAGAAGGTGTTTGTAGCAATCACTTGGCTGTATGGACCGACGAAGATG TACCCAGCCGAGCGCCTAACATCTCTGAAATCTACTACACAAGCTCCACAAGCATCAGGGTTGAATGGGAACCACTGCATGAGGAGTATATTCACGGGCTGTTGCTTGGTTACCGCGTTGTTTACAGGCTGGTAGAAACAGGAGACACTCACACAATTGTTGCTGGTCCTGATGAGAATGGAGCCACCATGAAAGGTCTTAAAAAGTATGGAGAGTATTATGTACAAGTAGGAGCATTTACAAGAAAAGGCGACGGCAAACTAACCAAGAGATGCAAGCTCAGGACAGACGAAGATG TCCCTTCCCAGCCACCACAGAATTTAACCGTCGCTAAGGAGAAGTCCACATCAACAAGTCTCTTCATACATTGGCGTCCAGTCAATCGAAACCACCAAAATGGAAAAATTCTTGGGTATCGAATATTGTATAAAAAGTCCAACAGCAAGGATAGCCTTAAGACGAAAAACGTGTCTGCAAGAGCCATTACCACCGAACTTGTTAACTTGACCAAGTACACGAAGTATGATATCGCGATTTTAGCTTACACGTCTAAAGGAGACGGTGTAAGGGCAAAGTTCATCCCTGTTGAAACAGCACAAGATC GGCCAAGCAAGCCTCCTACTTTGACCAAGGTCTACAACACGAGCTCCACAACCATTCAAGTCAACTGGAAGCCAATTCCAAGCAAGTTCGTACATGGAGTTCTACTGAGATTCATTGTTTTGTATCGAGCTTTAAATGAGTCTGAAGACATGAACAGGGAAGTCAAAGTGGGCAACACATACACAGGGCTAGAACTGAAAGGGCTTTGGAAGTACACCAAATATAGAATAAGAGTCTTGGGTACTACAAAGATTGGCTGGGGAGTTGTTAGCCCGGAAGTTGTAGTACAAACTGATGAGGATG CTCCAGGTCGGCCACCGGAGAACGTCTCCGCTGCCAACAGAACAACTCCGACAATGATCCCAGTGTCTTGGCAACCAATCAGCAAAGAATATTACGTACATGGCATTTTGCGAGGATACATAGTGACGTACCGCGCTGTCAAAAATCCAAATGAGGAACTGGAAGAAAAAGCGAAACATGTCAGGGTTGGACCCAGTAATCGCTCCGTTGAATTGCAACATTTGTCTTCTTTTACTATTTATAGTATACAGGTTCGCGCGTTTACAGACAAAGGCAATGGTACTCCTTCTGAAGTCATATATGCAG AAACATGCAAATGCTTCAGTAAGCTTTACACAAACTTCTGGTTCAACCCTCCATACCTGGACAAAGGTGGAAACGGTAACGTCACCGGTATTTTCCCGCCAATTCTTCAGCTGGTAGTGCGCAGCTGCTGCGGAGAGTGCAGGGCTCATGGCCATACAGATATTGACTTCCGGTCAGCGGGTGATAAACAATCAGCGGTTAAAGGCACGCAAAACGAAGTTAAACAAGCTATAGACGACGTCACTGAATTGAGCTTCCCTATTTATGGTAGAATGGACCAAACGGATTATTCAAATGAGTACGGATTTGCGCCTCTAGTACAGTCAGCGGGTGTTGCTTTTATCGTGGCTGAGGATGAACCAGGCGCGGTCGCTAAGATGGTTGTAAAAGCAGTATTCGATCTTTGGCCACTGATCATCACTGTTTTCATCTCTGCGTTCTTTGCTGGCATTGTTATGTGGCTATTA gATTTCATCTTCAATGCGAATGAGTTCCCAGCTTCGCCAATGCGGGGTCCAGTTGAAGGAATGTGGTGGGCCTTTGTCACCATGACAACAGTTGG ATACGGAGACCGCGTTCCTCATGCAATACACTCAAAGCTGTTCGGAATCGTGTGGATCACGTGTGGACTCGTCATCATTGCCTTGGTGATGTCCTTCATCACTACGTCACTAACCATGGACATCATCAAATCCGACATTCCCGTGTATGGTTCAAAA GTCGCTGCAATTAATGATTCAGCGGAATTTCGTCTTGGAATTCGAATGAATGCTAAGATGGATCAAG AGAGAAGATACTCCACACTCATGGACCTGTACCAATCTTTAAAGGATCGTCACGTGGACGGCGCTCTGATTGATTCGTACATTGTAGGTAGTCAAATATCATTATTTCGCGACGGCACACGAGCCAGTAAAATGATCGATTACTCGTCAGCATACGGAGTGGTAATGGCAGGTTACGCTGTAAAGCTGCAAAAGTGCTTCCGAGAATTTGTCAAGGCAGAGAAAGCAACTGTGTTTAAAATCATCACCGACAATGTCCAGGGAGTTTCG GGATTACTGAAGGACAACACAGCTGAAAAGACGCAAGGTCTGTTTGACGCAACGTCTCCAGTTTATGTTCAAACGGTTACCTGGTGTGGCATATCATTGGCCATTTTGACTTTCCTTTGCTTAATCTATGCGCTGatgacaagaaaaaaacaaaatcctaACCCTAAAAGATACG AATACAGTGATTACCTTGAAGATCTCAGCAAAGAGGACGAATGTTACGAGTATATAAACAGCAAAGAaaccatgaaaaaaatcttgacAGATTTCCACAAGAACTGCTATCTTCAAGTTGAAAATCTCAAAGCAAAACATCGAAGGGAACTGCGCCTTTTAGCACGGTTAAAGCAAGAAGCTGCCGAGAAAAAAGCTGAACAAACAGatcaaactaaaaaaaattccgCGAAAAAGAGCTTTTTTGGATTTAAAGCTCAAAATAGCATCGTACGCTACGTTAATGGCGTTGTTCCGTAA